In one window of Methanosarcina vacuolata Z-761 DNA:
- a CDS encoding LrgB family protein yields the protein MQTDFLNEFVNMPLFGILLSLVAFQIGTLLYKKTQFSILNPLLVASVLVMVFLLFFGINYETYNLGGNYISFFLGPATVVLAVPLYKKIQLLKSNALPILAGIIAGCIAGISSILALSNLLGLDDTISRSLAPKSVTTPIGIEISKQIGGLPAITVAAIVFTGIIGAILGPFICRCFRIKDKVAVGVAIGTASHALGTTRAIELGETEGAMSGLSIGIAGLITVFLVPLLLYVFGLIT from the coding sequence TTGCAAACCGATTTTTTGAATGAGTTTGTCAATATGCCTCTGTTTGGGATCTTACTCTCTTTAGTAGCTTTCCAGATAGGCACACTATTATATAAAAAGACCCAGTTTTCTATTCTTAACCCTCTGCTTGTGGCTTCTGTACTTGTAATGGTTTTCCTGCTCTTCTTTGGAATCAATTATGAAACTTACAACCTTGGAGGAAATTATATTTCTTTCTTCCTGGGGCCTGCAACTGTGGTTCTTGCAGTACCTCTCTATAAAAAGATCCAGCTATTGAAAAGTAATGCACTTCCTATCCTTGCAGGAATAATTGCAGGCTGCATAGCCGGGATCTCAAGTATTCTTGCTCTTTCCAACCTGTTAGGGCTTGACGATACCATAAGCAGATCTCTTGCTCCCAAGTCCGTAACTACTCCTATAGGAATTGAAATCTCAAAACAGATAGGTGGCCTGCCTGCAATAACAGTAGCTGCAATCGTATTTACCGGAATTATAGGTGCTATTTTGGGCCCGTTTATCTGCCGCTGCTTCCGAATAAAAGATAAAGTTGCAGTTGGTGTCGCAATCGGCACCGCATCCCATGCGCTTGGAACAACAAGGGCAATAGAACTTGGAGAAACCGAAGGGGCAATGAGCGGACTTTCAATAGGAATCGCAGGCTTAATTACGGTTTTTCTGGTTCCCCTGCTGCTTTATGTCTTTGGGCTTATAACTTGA
- a CDS encoding tetratricopeptide repeat protein — MGFLDSLFKKKIEGKTAEEWYRLATSETDPEKKIEYFDKVLKLKPDFAGVWNLRGLEYVILGRYEEAIASFDKALEIRPVYPEAKYNKEDAETELRKMRVSEAKAGERGGESITEEKEM; from the coding sequence TTGGGCTTTCTAGACAGCTTATTCAAAAAGAAAATTGAGGGCAAGACCGCAGAGGAATGGTACAGGCTTGCGACCAGCGAAACCGATCCCGAAAAAAAGATTGAGTATTTTGATAAGGTTCTGAAGCTGAAACCTGATTTTGCAGGAGTCTGGAACCTCAGAGGACTTGAATATGTAATTCTCGGAAGATACGAAGAAGCTATTGCCTCTTTTGATAAAGCCCTTGAGATACGGCCTGTCTACCCGGAAGCAAAGTACAATAAAGAAGATGCAGAAACCGAATTAAGAAAGATGAGGGTATCCGAAGCAAAAGCCGGAGAAAGAGGAGGAGAATCAATTACAGAAGAGAAAGAAATGTAA
- a CDS encoding DUF434 domain-containing protein: MRDTHVSSADLSGSCLKEELLKEKLLKPARDIRSILRWSYPKFATIRFVADHFQLSLEERYILTRVIMPPDRIVSRINKKVSCTDIKDRDLLLDGYNVLLSVDSLLKKEPMWFCDDGYIRDTRYYFSKAKQAEDIEEATNAVLKFLSETGPKSVVFLLDAQISRSGELAGFIRHKMKEYGILGEAKTSKIADFELKNEGGNSEKKIVLATSDGIIIDSALEILDIPACLMEKMGIEPIRLY, translated from the coding sequence ATGAGAGATACGCATGTAAGTTCAGCCGATCTTTCTGGTTCCTGTCTGAAAGAGGAATTACTCAAAGAAAAATTACTCAAACCTGCTCGGGATATCCGGAGCATACTCCGGTGGAGCTATCCGAAGTTTGCGACCATCCGCTTTGTGGCTGACCACTTCCAGCTCAGTCTGGAAGAACGATACATTCTCACAAGAGTGATCATGCCCCCGGACAGGATAGTTTCCAGAATAAATAAAAAAGTATCATGCACAGACATAAAAGATAGGGATCTTCTCCTTGACGGGTACAATGTCCTGCTAAGTGTGGACAGCCTGCTAAAAAAAGAACCCATGTGGTTCTGTGATGACGGGTATATAAGAGATACACGCTACTATTTTAGCAAAGCAAAACAGGCCGAAGATATCGAAGAAGCCACCAATGCAGTCCTAAAGTTTCTTTCCGAAACAGGTCCAAAATCAGTTGTTTTTCTCCTTGACGCCCAGATTAGCCGAAGTGGAGAGCTTGCAGGTTTCATTCGCCACAAAATGAAAGAATACGGAATTTTAGGCGAGGCAAAAACCTCAAAAATCGCGGACTTTGAGCTGAAAAATGAGGGAGGAAATTCTGAAAAAAAGATAGTTTTGGCAACTTCCGATGGGATTATTATAGATTCGGCCCTGGAGATACTCGACATCCCTGCTTGCCTTATGGAAAAAATGGGAATCGAACCGATCAGGCTATATTAA
- a CDS encoding beta/alpha barrel domain-containing protein, with the protein MVLINKEDVTVPLDVPKAMRETYANNYMEMTRGTGRLMLFAGDQKVEHLNDDFYGEGVPVDDADPEHLFRIASQSKIGVFATQLGLIARYGMDYRDLPYLVKVNSKTNLVETAQADPFSNLWYDIDQVVEFKENSGLNILGVGYTIYLGSEFEADMLVQAAQVIYDAHQHGLLSVLWIYPRGEAVKDEKDPHLIAGATGVGACLGTDFVKVNYPKKEGAKSAEVFKEAIKAAGRTKVVCAGGSSDEAEAFLKKLYDQIHVSGAQGNATGRNIHQKPLDEAVRMCNAVYAITVEDASVADALNIYKGK; encoded by the coding sequence ATGGTTTTAATTAACAAAGAGGATGTAACCGTACCTCTGGATGTCCCGAAAGCAATGCGTGAAACGTACGCGAACAATTATATGGAGATGACCCGGGGAACCGGCAGGCTAATGCTTTTTGCAGGCGACCAGAAAGTAGAGCATCTGAACGATGATTTTTACGGCGAAGGGGTCCCTGTGGATGATGCTGATCCCGAACACCTTTTCAGGATAGCATCCCAGTCAAAAATCGGAGTTTTTGCAACCCAGCTCGGACTTATTGCCCGCTACGGCATGGACTATAGGGACTTGCCATATCTTGTAAAGGTAAACTCCAAGACCAATCTCGTCGAGACTGCACAGGCTGATCCTTTTAGCAACCTCTGGTATGACATTGACCAGGTCGTTGAGTTTAAGGAAAACAGTGGGCTCAATATCCTTGGCGTAGGATATACAATCTATCTTGGCAGCGAATTCGAAGCTGACATGCTTGTTCAGGCCGCTCAGGTAATTTATGATGCTCACCAGCATGGACTGTTATCCGTGCTCTGGATCTACCCACGCGGTGAAGCTGTAAAAGATGAAAAAGACCCACACCTTATTGCAGGAGCAACAGGAGTCGGAGCCTGCCTTGGTACGGACTTTGTAAAGGTCAATTACCCGAAAAAAGAAGGGGCAAAGTCTGCCGAGGTCTTTAAGGAAGCTATCAAAGCTGCAGGGCGTACTAAGGTCGTTTGCGCAGGCGGTTCCAGTGACGAAGCTGAAGCTTTCCTGAAAAAGCTCTATGACCAGATTCATGTTTCCGGAGCACAGGGAAATGCAACCGGAAGAAACATTCACCAGAAGCCTCTTGATGAAGCTGTCCGCATGTGTAATGCTGTCTATGCAATAACAGTTGAAGATGCAAGCGTCGCAGATGCCCTTAATATCTATAAGGGCAAATAA
- the pyk gene encoding pyruvate kinase translates to MQIPDHKTKIVCTIGPASSSEEMIRKLVLAGMNVARINFSHGSFESHGEVIRRVRKVAEELDRTVAILADLPGPKIRIGKLEKEPIVLHKGNPVTLTVDETAGNDTRIPVSYKQLPESVAPGSLIYLNDGFIQLRCLEISGKDVRCEVLIGGPLYSHKGLNLPGAKILVDPITGRDLEILDFALREGIDTFSISFIESAEDIRKVRNFAAAKEKSVYIVAKIERRQAVENIQEILKETDALMIARGDLGVEIPIQEVPSVQKELIYSAKLLGIPVITATQMLASMTDNIRPTRAEATDVANAILDGTDAVMLSEETAVGNYPVEAVEMMAKIAKTTENWRSRTKWGLDTILKGITAREMSVDEVIPLQVHEALQKLPVAAVLTPTRSGATPRRISRFKPDTWILAFSRVPRTCSFLSLSYGVYPVAVKENIESWEKETTEKAKELGFVKSRDIVVFTQGPSSGKPGGTNMLKILTLE, encoded by the coding sequence ATGCAAATTCCGGACCATAAAACAAAGATCGTCTGCACCATAGGCCCTGCTTCCTCTTCCGAGGAAATGATCAGGAAACTTGTACTTGCTGGCATGAACGTGGCGAGGATCAATTTTTCCCACGGGAGTTTCGAAAGCCATGGCGAAGTAATCCGGAGAGTCCGCAAGGTTGCAGAGGAACTTGACAGGACAGTTGCGATTCTCGCCGACCTGCCAGGCCCTAAGATCCGTATAGGCAAACTGGAAAAAGAACCTATCGTGCTCCATAAAGGAAACCCTGTGACCCTTACGGTTGACGAGACTGCCGGAAATGATACACGCATTCCTGTAAGCTACAAGCAGCTTCCGGAAAGCGTGGCTCCAGGGAGCCTTATTTACTTAAACGACGGGTTTATCCAGCTTCGCTGCCTGGAAATTTCGGGAAAAGATGTGCGTTGTGAGGTCCTTATAGGGGGTCCACTCTATTCTCATAAAGGGCTAAATCTACCAGGGGCAAAGATCTTAGTTGATCCTATAACGGGAAGGGATCTTGAAATTCTTGATTTTGCCCTTCGCGAGGGGATCGACACTTTCAGCATTTCTTTTATAGAAAGTGCGGAAGATATTCGTAAGGTCCGGAATTTTGCTGCAGCTAAAGAAAAGTCTGTATATATTGTTGCTAAAATCGAACGCAGGCAGGCTGTCGAGAATATCCAGGAAATTCTAAAAGAAACCGATGCTCTCATGATTGCCAGAGGAGATCTTGGGGTCGAAATACCTATCCAGGAAGTTCCTTCAGTCCAGAAGGAACTTATCTATAGCGCAAAACTTCTTGGAATTCCGGTAATTACAGCCACTCAAATGCTGGCCTCAATGACTGATAATATAAGGCCTACCCGCGCAGAAGCAACCGATGTTGCCAATGCAATCCTTGATGGCACGGATGCTGTCATGCTTTCGGAAGAGACGGCAGTTGGGAATTATCCTGTGGAAGCTGTTGAAATGATGGCAAAAATTGCAAAAACCACAGAAAACTGGCGTTCCAGGACAAAATGGGGACTTGACACTATTCTCAAGGGCATAACAGCAAGAGAGATGTCAGTGGATGAGGTAATACCCCTCCAGGTGCATGAAGCCCTGCAAAAACTGCCGGTTGCAGCCGTACTGACCCCAACCCGAAGTGGAGCAACACCCCGCAGGATCTCGCGTTTTAAGCCTGATACCTGGATCCTTGCTTTCAGCCGCGTCCCGAGAACCTGCAGCTTCCTCTCTTTATCCTATGGTGTTTATCCTGTTGCTGTAAAAGAAAATATTGAAAGCTGGGAAAAAGAGACTACTGAGAAAGCCAAAGAACTTGGATTTGTTAAAAGCAGAGACATTGTTGTTTTCACCCAGGGCCCGTCTTCAGGAAAACCCGGAGGCACAAATATGCTTAAAATCCTCACCCTTGAGTGA
- a CDS encoding FxsA family protein encodes MFFKLFSIFLIIPVIELYLLIKIGGMIGALNTVLIILTTASLGAYLAKSQGLRVLREIQEATSMGYMPGNELLHGFFVLVGSFALITPGFLTDIIGLSMLIPQIRGIYVEMAKGVIRKKIQNGQWQMRMYTDFR; translated from the coding sequence ATGTTTTTTAAACTCTTCTCGATTTTCCTAATCATCCCCGTTATTGAGCTTTATCTGCTCATCAAGATCGGGGGAATGATCGGAGCCTTAAACACCGTGCTTATTATTCTGACAACCGCAAGTCTGGGCGCTTACCTTGCAAAATCCCAGGGTCTTCGCGTGCTTCGCGAGATACAGGAAGCAACAAGCATGGGATATATGCCCGGAAACGAGCTCCTGCATGGGTTCTTTGTGTTAGTTGGAAGCTTTGCCCTTATAACTCCGGGTTTTCTGACCGATATAATAGGGCTCTCCATGCTCATACCGCAGATAAGAGGAATCTATGTGGAAATGGCAAAAGGGGTTATAAGAAAAAAGATACAGAACGGTCAGTGGCAGATGAGAATGTACACGGATTTCCGATGA
- a CDS encoding CidA/LrgA family protein, whose translation MQKALGLPIPGNVLGMLILFFSLYTGVIKLNMIDKISDFLLENMAFFFLPAGASLITCFALLEGKMTDILAVSLISTFIILAVTGLTVELVQRFFRRKPVKRACQIENIGNKANNNESGRNTKSVHARENRREEVI comes from the coding sequence ATGCAGAAAGCTTTAGGATTGCCAATTCCGGGCAATGTCCTGGGAATGCTCATTCTTTTCTTTAGCCTGTATACAGGTGTAATTAAACTCAATATGATAGACAAAATAAGTGATTTTTTACTGGAGAACATGGCTTTTTTCTTTCTTCCCGCAGGTGCCAGCTTAATAACCTGTTTTGCCTTGCTTGAAGGAAAAATGACTGATATTCTTGCAGTTTCCCTTATTTCTACCTTTATAATACTGGCTGTAACAGGGCTTACTGTGGAACTTGTTCAAAGGTTTTTCAGGAGAAAGCCGGTAAAAAGGGCCTGTCAAATAGAAAATATAGGCAATAAAGCTAATAATAACGAATCTGGAAGGAATACAAAAAGTGTGCATGCCCGTGAGAATAGAAGAGAGGAGGTGATCTGA
- a CDS encoding serine/threonine protein phosphatase, whose translation MVSGKVSRKITAKEELLLILPKIDRVLESEPAVLRIGAEPIMVIGDIHGDLQALEFIIEKRQEMNCKNILFLGDYVDRGPQGVEVLTRVFRLKLEEPEHIFLLRGNHETVDMNLYYGFYEEIGFDQGFLLRASQTYDKMPIAAVLSGHTFCVHGGINGTGSIDSIRKEEAFAFSYLWNDPSKRPGITASTRGSTVKEFGPDIVDGFLQTNNLKRIIRGHTALENGYKWWFDEKLLSLFSCPDYVGLGNAAAFALFEKEEIKLFVFGKQYE comes from the coding sequence ATGGTATCAGGAAAGGTCTCCAGAAAAATTACCGCAAAAGAAGAACTACTTCTTATTCTTCCGAAAATAGACCGAGTTTTGGAGTCGGAACCAGCCGTGCTTCGAATTGGCGCCGAGCCTATAATGGTTATTGGAGATATTCACGGGGACCTTCAGGCCCTTGAATTCATAATAGAAAAAAGGCAAGAAATGAACTGTAAGAACATTCTTTTTCTTGGAGATTATGTGGATAGAGGACCTCAAGGTGTCGAAGTACTTACAAGGGTTTTTCGACTGAAGCTTGAAGAGCCTGAGCATATATTCTTACTCAGGGGAAATCACGAAACTGTGGATATGAACCTCTACTACGGCTTTTATGAGGAAATCGGTTTCGATCAGGGTTTTCTTTTAAGGGCCAGCCAGACATATGATAAAATGCCGATAGCAGCTGTACTTTCGGGGCATACATTTTGCGTACACGGCGGAATTAACGGAACCGGCAGCATTGATAGCATCAGGAAGGAAGAAGCCTTCGCTTTTTCTTATCTCTGGAACGATCCTTCAAAACGTCCCGGAATCACCGCTTCGACCCGGGGTTCGACTGTAAAAGAATTCGGGCCAGATATTGTAGATGGTTTTTTACAGACAAATAACCTGAAAAGGATTATAAGAGGCCACACAGCCCTTGAAAATGGGTACAAATGGTGGTTTGATGAGAAATTGCTCTCCCTTTTTTCCTGCCCTGACTATGTTGGACTGGGGAATGCGGCGGCTTTTGCGCTATTTGAAAAAGAAGAGATTAAACTTTTTGTCTTTGGAAAGCAGTATGAATGA
- a CDS encoding tetratricopeptide repeat protein, which translates to MDFDAIDDFVYKVIGTIGSDQKNLCSAIDFALDLAEEKSFSPYDLLDLSNACKQQKMVMEEYVFAKACFIRASGKLREEACFALGTAAQILGFSLEAEASYLEALKENPENGDVRCAYAELLLELGRTEAAETEYKIVLEASPEHVKANTGYAYLLTEYGYVREAEECYSRALTTDPDYVPARGGYANMLFELGRLRGAEKEYRLAIELDPEDPSLHHNFGVLLSFLGRSSEAEVEYRQALSLNPRHRRTLFNYGNLLAREGRVSEAEAQYMEALSLDQNDAKVHSNYANLLARFGRRYEAEMEYKKALSLDPESAEGHYSYGNLLSEIGRLDEAKNQYEQALVLNPYYPPIHYSYGLLMRKMGRFDEAKKEYTKAMQLDPDIGSKMTETWIILD; encoded by the coding sequence ATGGACTTCGATGCAATTGATGACTTTGTATATAAAGTAATTGGGACTATAGGATCCGATCAGAAGAATCTGTGTTCTGCGATTGATTTTGCCCTGGATCTTGCGGAAGAAAAATCGTTTTCCCCCTATGATTTGCTTGACCTTTCGAATGCCTGTAAGCAGCAGAAAATGGTTATGGAAGAATATGTTTTCGCAAAAGCCTGCTTCATAAGGGCTTCCGGAAAGCTTCGTGAAGAAGCCTGTTTTGCGCTGGGCACTGCAGCGCAAATTCTGGGATTTTCCCTTGAGGCTGAAGCAAGCTATCTGGAGGCTCTAAAAGAAAATCCAGAAAATGGAGATGTAAGGTGTGCCTATGCCGAACTTCTTTTAGAACTTGGAAGGACAGAAGCGGCTGAGACGGAATATAAAATTGTACTTGAAGCTTCTCCAGAACATGTAAAAGCAAATACAGGATATGCTTACCTCCTGACCGAGTACGGGTATGTAAGGGAAGCTGAAGAGTGCTACTCAAGAGCGCTTACGACAGATCCTGACTATGTCCCTGCCAGAGGAGGGTATGCAAACATGCTCTTTGAGCTGGGAAGGCTCAGGGGCGCGGAAAAGGAATACAGGCTTGCAATAGAACTGGACCCTGAAGACCCAAGCCTCCACCACAATTTCGGAGTTTTACTTTCTTTTCTGGGGCGCTCTTCAGAAGCCGAAGTTGAATACAGACAAGCTCTTTCTCTTAACCCGCGACACAGGAGAACTCTTTTTAACTACGGAAATCTCCTTGCAAGAGAAGGCAGGGTTTCAGAAGCCGAAGCACAATACATGGAAGCTCTTTCCCTTGACCAGAACGATGCAAAAGTCCATTCCAATTATGCAAATCTTCTGGCCCGCTTCGGAAGAAGATACGAAGCTGAAATGGAATACAAGAAAGCACTCAGTCTGGACCCCGAGAGTGCCGAAGGACATTACAGTTATGGAAACCTTCTTTCGGAGATCGGGCGCCTTGACGAAGCTAAGAACCAGTATGAACAGGCTCTTGTCCTGAATCCCTATTATCCCCCGATTCACTACAGTTATGGCCTTCTTATGAGAAAGATGGGGCGCTTTGACGAAGCCAAAAAGGAATATACGAAAGCCATGCAGCTCGATCCGGATATCGGAAGCAAAATGACCGAAACCTGGATTATTCTGGACTAA
- a CDS encoding DUF4352 domain-containing protein — protein MNKIIKIILGIFVLVCIVGLLVSGGNNKSDDSASNQVQEPATTSDSAAATTSNSSAATTSEAATEPTPETYKVGDRVVVGDRAYTVTDIRTSSSVGDDFTKQTATGIFVIVTMTVENIGKESATMSSSDVKIIDSEGRTFESDTEAWAALNENILLKQIQPGLPVVGQTIFDVPKGITANLQVSEGGWGTDNKLISLGTIQ, from the coding sequence TTGAACAAAATTATAAAAATCATTCTTGGAATTTTTGTCTTAGTTTGTATAGTTGGTCTTTTAGTATCCGGTGGAAATAATAAGTCCGATGATAGTGCATCAAATCAGGTTCAAGAACCTGCTACAACTTCTGATTCCGCTGCTGCTACAACTTCTAATTCATCTGCTGCCACAACTTCTGAAGCCGCAACTGAACCAACACCTGAAACTTATAAAGTTGGTGACAGAGTTGTTGTCGGCGATAGGGCATATACAGTAACAGATATAAGAACTTCAAGTTCTGTAGGGGATGATTTTACAAAACAAACCGCAACCGGTATTTTTGTCATTGTAACCATGACTGTAGAAAACATTGGAAAAGAATCTGCAACGATGAGCTCTAGCGATGTAAAAATTATAGACTCTGAGGGGAGAACATTTGAAAGCGACACAGAAGCTTGGGCTGCTTTAAATGAAAATATTTTATTGAAACAGATTCAACCAGGACTTCCAGTTGTGGGGCAGACTATATTCGATGTACCAAAAGGAATTACTGCCAATCTGCAAGTATCTGAAGGGGGCTGGGGCACAGATAATAAGTTAATCTCTTTAGGTACAATTCAATAA
- a CDS encoding geranylgeranyl reductase family protein, with product MIPEASYDVIVVGAGPAGSTAAMYAAKKGASVLLLDKKREIGSPIQCAGFLPDASEVQALIREARLPDTLKNYPDSCVLQRIDTQRIVTPNCNTKEFAVRGTVLDRRRYDQFLAEQAAKTGAELMIKTRVTKIEGTTVETSGVFGKHRIKAKAIIGADGPNSLVAKSKGLALKPESRETSVALEYQVRNVDIDPSSLEMYFGKDFVPGGYAWIFPEGQDRANVGIGIRSGMAEKGVSAKEYLHRFMRDHPLAGPKLKNCIIMNVIAGIIPVNGAPERTSTENTLIVGDAAGHVFATNGGGIPPAMIAGKVAGETAAEFTFGMCRLEDYDRRWRAQFGPTLETSVQARKLMDGIMKSDTLMNAAFKLISPEHMKVMQCGKLPGPVKIGLQALNRGKK from the coding sequence ATGATCCCTGAAGCCTCTTATGATGTAATCGTTGTTGGCGCAGGCCCTGCAGGTTCTACAGCCGCAATGTATGCTGCAAAGAAAGGCGCCTCGGTGCTTCTTCTTGATAAAAAAAGAGAAATAGGGAGCCCTATTCAGTGTGCCGGCTTCCTCCCCGATGCTTCGGAAGTCCAGGCCCTGATCCGTGAAGCCAGGCTCCCAGACACACTGAAAAACTACCCTGATTCCTGTGTGCTGCAGCGTATTGATACTCAGCGTATTGTCACTCCAAACTGTAATACAAAAGAGTTCGCTGTCAGGGGGACAGTCCTCGACCGGCGCAGGTATGACCAGTTCCTTGCCGAACAGGCAGCAAAAACAGGAGCGGAACTGATGATTAAAACCCGCGTAACGAAAATTGAGGGAACAACTGTTGAAACTTCAGGAGTCTTTGGGAAACACAGAATTAAAGCAAAAGCGATTATTGGAGCTGATGGTCCCAATTCCCTTGTAGCAAAATCAAAAGGTCTTGCCCTTAAGCCCGAATCAAGGGAAACATCGGTTGCTCTCGAATACCAGGTCAGAAATGTGGATATTGATCCCTCTTCCCTGGAAATGTATTTCGGAAAGGATTTTGTGCCTGGTGGCTATGCATGGATTTTTCCCGAAGGCCAGGACCGGGCAAATGTTGGAATCGGTATCCGAAGCGGTATGGCTGAGAAAGGTGTTTCTGCAAAAGAGTACCTGCACCGTTTTATGCGTGACCATCCGCTTGCAGGACCAAAACTGAAAAACTGCATAATTATGAACGTTATTGCAGGCATTATCCCTGTAAATGGCGCTCCTGAAAGAACCTCAACTGAAAACACGCTGATTGTAGGGGACGCAGCAGGTCATGTTTTTGCAACAAACGGGGGTGGAATTCCTCCTGCAATGATTGCGGGAAAAGTAGCGGGAGAAACTGCAGCCGAGTTTACATTCGGGATGTGCCGGCTTGAAGACTACGACCGCCGCTGGCGAGCTCAGTTCGGACCCACACTGGAAACATCGGTACAGGCAAGGAAGCTTATGGATGGGATTATGAAATCCGATACTCTGATGAATGCAGCTTTCAAACTCATTTCTCCTGAACATATGAAAGTCATGCAATGCGGTAAACTCCCAGGGCCCGTAAAAATTGGACTCCAGGCGCTGAACCGCGGAAAGAAATAA
- a CDS encoding tetratricopeptide repeat protein: MEIDAVDELVFHVIEQVAADNCDFDKVVEFVVSFSDEHSLSQEILLKLSSIFEKDSMCREKYVITRACALLFSGKAQEDALMEAGKTAYLLGLDELAVREFKELLQQNPKNVEALCGYGIVLAREGKNDAARVQYEKALEVNPSHVDTLCNYGCLLYRLKKLDEAEEVYNRVLILDRDNVSAHCGYGILRSKRGKMTEASYHYTRALELEPGHVESNFRYARLLEEKGEPLDAEKHYIVALKANPDDPRPHLFYARLLAEHGFIHGARVHFRCALKLNPEDVEAHCEYASLLARFGHRHEAEVQYKKALELDPGHFGTLRGYADLLKEKGQYTAAEEIYRQAEFFKRSA, translated from the coding sequence ATGGAGATTGATGCTGTAGACGAGCTGGTGTTTCATGTAATCGAACAGGTTGCAGCTGATAACTGTGACTTCGATAAGGTCGTTGAGTTTGTCGTTTCTTTCTCAGATGAGCATTCGCTTTCCCAGGAAATCCTGCTGAAACTTTCGTCTATTTTTGAAAAAGATTCAATGTGCAGGGAGAAATATGTAATTACCAGAGCCTGTGCTTTGTTATTCTCAGGAAAAGCCCAGGAAGACGCCCTTATGGAAGCAGGAAAAACAGCTTATTTACTGGGACTTGATGAACTTGCTGTACGGGAATTCAAAGAACTTCTCCAGCAAAACCCCAAAAATGTAGAAGCACTTTGCGGATATGGGATAGTTCTGGCGAGAGAAGGAAAAAACGATGCTGCACGGGTTCAATATGAAAAGGCTCTGGAAGTCAATCCTTCCCACGTAGATACGCTTTGCAATTACGGCTGCCTGCTTTACAGGCTCAAAAAACTGGATGAAGCTGAAGAAGTATATAACCGAGTTTTGATTCTTGATCGAGATAATGTGAGCGCCCACTGTGGATATGGGATTCTACGTTCCAAACGCGGGAAAATGACGGAAGCAAGTTACCACTATACTCGAGCTCTTGAACTTGAACCTGGTCATGTGGAATCCAATTTTCGCTATGCCCGTCTCCTTGAAGAAAAAGGAGAACCCCTTGATGCCGAGAAACATTACATAGTAGCCCTCAAAGCCAATCCTGATGACCCGCGCCCGCACCTTTTCTATGCCCGTTTGCTTGCAGAACACGGGTTTATTCACGGAGCAAGGGTGCACTTCAGGTGTGCTCTTAAACTGAACCCTGAGGATGTTGAAGCTCATTGTGAATATGCCAGCCTGCTTGCCAGATTTGGGCACAGGCACGAAGCTGAGGTGCAGTACAAAAAAGCTCTTGAGCTTGACCCCGGGCACTTCGGAACCCTGAGAGGGTATGCAGATTTGCTAAAAGAAAAAGGGCAGTATACAGCCGCCGAAGAAATTTACAGGCAGGCCGAGTTCTTTAAACGGAGCGCCTGA